One segment of Campylobacter concisus ATCC 51562 DNA contains the following:
- a CDS encoding GDP-L-fucose synthase family protein: MDKNSKIYVAGHKGLVGSAIVRNLKSKGYENIITRTHSELDLMDQKAVYEFFEKEKPEYVVLAAAKVGGIVANSTYRADFIYENLQIQNNVIHQSYVHKVKKLLFLGSTCIYPKNAPQPMSEDVLLASPLEYTNEPYAIAKIAGMKMCESYNLQYGTNFISVMPTNLYGPNDNFDLETSHVLPALIRKIHLAKLLNEEKFDVVVKDLKVKDLNEAMAYLGKFGISKDRVEVWGTGEPRREFLHSEDMADACVFLLENRDFKDTYGKNSKEIRNTHINIGTGKDISIKELVNLVKNIIGFKGELYFNDNKPDGTMLKLTDSSKLHSLGWKHKVELEYGIKTLYEWYLND, from the coding sequence ATGGATAAAAATAGTAAGATTTATGTAGCAGGGCATAAGGGACTGGTGGGTTCTGCTATAGTAAGAAATTTAAAATCAAAAGGCTATGAAAATATAATCACAAGAACCCATAGCGAGCTTGATCTTATGGATCAAAAAGCGGTTTATGAGTTTTTTGAAAAAGAAAAGCCCGAGTATGTAGTGCTAGCTGCTGCAAAGGTTGGCGGAATAGTGGCTAATAGTACTTATAGGGCTGATTTTATATATGAAAACTTACAAATTCAAAATAATGTGATCCATCAAAGCTATGTGCATAAGGTAAAAAAACTACTATTTCTGGGAAGTACTTGCATATATCCTAAAAATGCCCCACAGCCAATGAGCGAAGATGTGCTTTTGGCATCTCCACTTGAATACACAAATGAGCCATATGCGATCGCTAAAATAGCCGGCATGAAGATGTGTGAGAGTTATAATCTGCAGTACGGTACAAATTTTATATCTGTGATGCCTACAAATTTATATGGTCCAAACGATAACTTTGATCTAGAAACCTCGCATGTATTGCCAGCACTTATAAGAAAGATACACCTAGCAAAACTTTTAAACGAAGAAAAATTTGACGTAGTGGTAAAAGATCTAAAAGTAAAAGATCTAAATGAAGCTATGGCTTATCTTGGTAAATTTGGCATTTCAAAAGATAGAGTAGAAGTTTGGGGTACAGGAGAGCCTAGACGAGAGTTTCTACACTCAGAAGATATGGCCGATGCTTGCGTATTTTTACTGGAAAATAGAGACTTTAAAGATACTTATGGCAAAAATAGCAAAGAGATAAGAAATACGCATATAAATATAGGAACTGGCAAAGATATCTCTATAAAAGAGCTAGTAAACTTGGTTAAAAATATAATTGGCTTTAAAGGTGAACTATACTTTAATGATAACAAGCCTGATGGCACGATGCTAAAACTAACGGATTCCTCAAAGCTCCATTCTCTTGGTTGGAAGCATAAAGTAGAGCTTGAATACGGGATAAAGACACTTTATGAGTGGTATTTAAATGACTAA
- the gmd gene encoding GDP-mannose 4,6-dehydratase, with protein sequence MDKKVALITGITGQDGSYLAEFLLKKGYIVHGVKRRTSLFNTDRIDHLYQDPHVDNRNFFLHYGDMTDSMNLTRIIQEVQPDEIYNLAAMSHVHVSFETPEYVANADGTGTLRLLEAIRILGLEKKTKIYQASTSELYGKVQETPQSETTPFYPRSPYAVAKMYAYWITVNYREAYGIFACNGILFNHESPVRGETFVTRKITRAASKIALGLQDKLYLGNLDAKRDWGHAKDYVKMMWMILQAPEPEDWVIATGQTTAVRDFVKFAFAYAGINLRFEGAGVNEVGVVDFLNFEKAKELNLNLSHLSIGQTVVCVDPRYFRPTEVDLLLGDPSKAEKKLGWKREFNLQDLVNDMMKSDLKLMTKDVYLKDGGYETMSYFE encoded by the coding sequence ATGGATAAAAAAGTAGCGTTAATAACTGGTATAACTGGTCAAGATGGATCGTATTTAGCGGAATTTTTACTAAAAAAGGGCTATATAGTCCATGGTGTAAAAAGGCGAACGAGTCTTTTTAATACAGATAGGATAGATCATCTTTACCAAGATCCTCATGTTGATAATAGAAATTTTTTCTTGCACTATGGCGATATGACAGACTCTATGAACTTAACAAGGATCATCCAAGAGGTACAGCCAGATGAAATTTATAACCTAGCTGCCATGAGTCACGTGCATGTAAGCTTTGAAACTCCAGAATATGTCGCAAATGCTGATGGCACAGGCACTCTTAGACTACTTGAAGCTATAAGGATATTAGGACTTGAGAAAAAGACTAAAATTTATCAAGCCTCTACCTCTGAGCTTTATGGAAAAGTGCAAGAGACACCGCAAAGCGAGACTACACCGTTTTATCCAAGAAGCCCTTATGCTGTCGCAAAGATGTATGCATACTGGATAACGGTTAATTATAGAGAGGCTTATGGCATTTTTGCTTGTAATGGTATATTGTTTAATCATGAATCGCCAGTTAGAGGCGAGACATTTGTCACTAGAAAGATCACAAGAGCAGCTAGTAAGATAGCGCTTGGACTTCAGGACAAACTTTATCTTGGAAATTTAGATGCCAAAAGAGACTGGGGGCATGCAAAAGATTATGTAAAGATGATGTGGATGATATTACAAGCCCCAGAGCCAGAAGACTGGGTGATAGCAACTGGACAAACAACAGCAGTTAGAGATTTTGTAAAATTTGCATTTGCTTATGCTGGCATAAATTTGAGATTTGAAGGGGCTGGCGTAAATGAGGTAGGAGTTGTGGATTTTCTAAATTTTGAAAAAGCAAAAGAGTTAAATTTAAATTTGTCCCACTTAAGTATCGGACAAACTGTGGTTTGCGTAGATCCAAGATATTTTAGGCCAACAGAGGTTGATTTGCTACTTGGAGATCCTAGTAAAGCAGAGAAAAAACTAGGCTGGAAGAGAGAATTTAACCTTCAAGATCTAGTAAACGATATGATGAAGTCGGACTTAAAGCTCATGACAAAAGATGTCTATCTAAAAGATGGCGGATATGAGACAATGAGCTATTTTGAGTAA
- a CDS encoding mannose-1-phosphate guanylyltransferase/mannose-6-phosphate isomerase codes for MTNILLCGGSGTRLWPISRTLMPKQFIKLFDDRSLFQLTALRNSEICDNTFVITNIDHYYLAMDQIENLNITNFKYLLEPVGRNTAPAITLACLALDPNEIVLVTPSDHLIKEIKAYHISVKAAKELAEQNFLVTFGIKPRSPETGFGYIESYNGDVKAFYEKPDYERALKFLKDQNFYWNSGMFVFKAGVFLDQMKTFAPEILEACKLAFDNAKKDEIDIKIDVIDMQNIPQNSIDYAVMEKSDIVKMVALDASWSDLGSFDSLDEQLQKDINGNTINSDLVQINSHNNLVLSSGKKIALIDVDDLTIVDTKDALLISKKSSSQKVKNVVEILKEESSELCNTHLTTNRPWGNYTVLENQDGYKIKIIEVKPGKRLSLQKHFHRNEHWIVLSGSATVTIGETTRLVCPNESIYIKMGEIHRLSNEGKIPVVLIEAQVGEYTGEDDIIRLDDDFKR; via the coding sequence ATGACAAATATATTATTATGTGGTGGTTCTGGTACGAGGTTGTGGCCTATTAGTAGGACTTTAATGCCAAAACAATTTATTAAATTATTTGACGATAGATCACTTTTTCAGCTAACTGCACTACGAAATAGTGAAATTTGTGACAATACATTTGTTATTACAAATATCGATCACTACTACTTGGCGATGGATCAGATAGAGAATTTAAATATCACAAATTTTAAATATCTGCTCGAGCCAGTCGGTAGAAATACTGCACCAGCGATCACATTAGCTTGCCTCGCACTTGATCCAAATGAGATTGTTTTAGTAACGCCATCGGATCATTTGATAAAAGAGATTAAAGCATACCACATAAGCGTAAAAGCCGCAAAGGAGCTGGCAGAGCAAAATTTTTTGGTTACTTTTGGCATAAAGCCAAGGTCGCCTGAGACAGGATTTGGATATATAGAGAGCTATAATGGTGATGTGAAGGCTTTTTATGAAAAGCCAGACTATGAAAGGGCATTGAAATTTCTAAAAGATCAAAATTTCTACTGGAATTCAGGTATGTTTGTCTTTAAGGCAGGCGTTTTCTTGGATCAGATGAAAACTTTTGCTCCTGAGATACTTGAAGCATGTAAATTAGCTTTTGATAACGCAAAAAAAGACGAAATTGATATCAAGATAGATGTTATTGACATGCAAAATATTCCGCAAAATAGCATAGATTATGCTGTGATGGAAAAGTCTGATATCGTAAAAATGGTAGCCCTAGATGCATCTTGGAGTGATCTTGGAAGTTTTGATAGTTTGGATGAGCAGCTACAAAAAGATATCAATGGAAACACAATAAATAGCGATCTGGTGCAGATAAATTCTCACAATAATCTAGTCCTATCTAGTGGTAAAAAAATAGCTTTGATAGATGTTGATGATCTAACTATAGTTGATACAAAAGATGCTCTTTTAATATCTAAAAAATCCTCTAGCCAAAAAGTAAAAAATGTGGTGGAAATTTTAAAAGAGGAGAGCTCTGAGCTTTGTAATACTCATCTTACTACGAACAGACCATGGGGAAACTACACTGTCCTTGAAAATCAAGATGGTTATAAGATAAAGATAATAGAGGTAAAACCTGGCAAAAGACTATCTTTGCAAAAGCATTTTCATAGAAATGAGCATTGGATAGTGTTATCAGGTAGTGCTACCGTTACGATAGGTGAGACAACTAGACTCGTTTGTCCTAATGAGTCTATCTATATAAAAATGGGTGAAATTCATAGGCTGTCTAATGAAGGAAAAATTCCTGTGGTTTTAATAGAAGCTCAGGTCGGTGAATATACAGGTGAAGATGATATAATTCGCCTAGATGATGATTTTAAAAGGTGA
- the dapF gene encoding diaminopimelate epimerase, with amino-acid sequence MQVSKYNASGNDFVIFHTFLSKDRSELARQICSRTNGVGADGLIVLLPYEKGVKWEFYNSDGSYAAMCGNGSRAAARYAYLNGLVSSSEFTLLTGSGEVMASVKDECVEVVLTSPKILSEPLNEGGKTWYFYDTGVPHLVNFTQNLDEFDVKECRALRQKYNANVNLAKFDGGVLKVRTYERGVEDETLACGTGMAACFYGATLNLNAAQCLKVYPKSGEELGLRLENGKILFSGAVKHCFDTSIEI; translated from the coding sequence ATGCAAGTTTCAAAGTACAACGCTAGCGGTAATGATTTTGTCATATTTCATACATTTTTGAGCAAAGACAGAAGCGAGCTAGCAAGGCAAATTTGTAGCCGAACAAACGGCGTGGGAGCTGATGGGCTTATTGTGCTTTTGCCTTACGAAAAGGGCGTGAAATGGGAGTTTTACAATAGTGATGGAAGTTACGCTGCGATGTGTGGCAACGGCTCGCGTGCGGCTGCTAGATATGCCTATCTAAACGGCCTTGTTAGTTCAAGCGAATTTACCTTGCTAACTGGCAGCGGCGAGGTGATGGCAAGTGTGAAAGATGAGTGCGTCGAGGTCGTGCTAACAAGTCCAAAAATTTTAAGCGAACCGCTAAATGAAGGTGGCAAAACTTGGTATTTTTACGATACTGGCGTGCCTCATCTTGTAAATTTCACGCAAAATTTAGATGAATTTGACGTCAAAGAGTGCAGGGCGCTTCGTCAAAAATACAATGCAAATGTAAATTTAGCCAAATTTGATGGCGGAGTTTTAAAAGTAAGAACCTACGAAAGGGGCGTGGAGGACGAGACGCTAGCTTGTGGCACTGGCATGGCGGCTTGCTTTTACGGCGCTACTTTAAATTTAAACGCAGCGCAATGCCTAAAAGTCTATCCAAAAAGCGGCGAGGAACTTGGACTTAGGCTAGAAAACGGCAAAATCTTATTTAGCGGAGCGGTGAAACACTGCTTTGATACGAGTATTGAAATTTAG
- the rplT gene encoding 50S ribosomal protein L20: MARVKTGVVRRRRHKKVLKLARGFFSARHKHFRKAKEQLERSLVYAYRDRRQKKRDFRRLWIVRINAACRLNDISYSRFINGLNKAKIELDRKILADLAMNDAKAFAALAKQAKDALK; this comes from the coding sequence ATGGCAAGAGTAAAAACAGGCGTAGTTAGAAGAAGACGCCATAAGAAAGTTTTAAAGCTAGCACGTGGCTTTTTCAGTGCTAGACACAAACATTTTAGAAAAGCTAAAGAGCAACTAGAGAGAAGTTTAGTTTACGCATACCGCGACAGACGCCAGAAAAAACGTGATTTTAGACGTTTATGGATCGTTCGTATCAACGCAGCTTGCAGACTAAACGACATTAGCTATTCAAGATTCATCAACGGCTTAAATAAAGCTAAGATCGAACTTGATAGAAAAATTTTAGCTGATCTAGCTATGAATGACGCGAAGGCATTTGCGGCACTTGCAAAACAAGCAAAAGATGCTTTGAAATAA
- a CDS encoding 5,10-methylenetetrahydrofolate reductase — protein sequence MLKDKIINNESGIVLYGLTPPKAEFDEVKLKEIAAKWDKRITDVQADGLVLYEIQDESSRIKSERTFEFSDTLSPEIYYSKYLNLKTPSIFYRVANKYNESEFRANLAKSSSDINVFVGVASGKVEPKMGLERAYEIARDEFKELVVGGVCIAERHAKKGDEEQRMSQKAKMGAKFFISQAVFDINLAKNLLTSVAKSGLNLPIILTFTTCGTPKTLEFIKWLGISVDEKSEKRMLQSNNFLATASQICLENFAELYEFAKKLGINIGVNVESVMAKRAEIEASLELTHKMREVF from the coding sequence ATGTTAAAAGATAAGATCATAAACAATGAAAGTGGCATAGTGCTTTATGGCCTAACGCCTCCAAAGGCTGAATTTGACGAGGTGAAGCTTAAAGAGATCGCTGCAAAATGGGACAAGAGGATCACGGACGTGCAGGCTGATGGCTTGGTGCTTTACGAGATCCAAGACGAAAGTAGTCGCATAAAAAGCGAGCGAACTTTTGAATTTAGCGATACATTAAGCCCTGAAATTTACTATTCGAAATATCTAAATTTAAAGACGCCAAGCATCTTTTATAGAGTTGCGAATAAATATAATGAGAGCGAATTTAGAGCAAATTTAGCAAAAAGTAGTAGCGATATAAATGTCTTTGTCGGCGTTGCTTCTGGCAAGGTAGAGCCTAAAATGGGCTTAGAGCGTGCTTATGAGATCGCTAGAGATGAGTTTAAAGAGCTTGTAGTGGGCGGTGTTTGCATAGCTGAGAGGCACGCTAAAAAGGGCGATGAAGAGCAAAGGATGAGCCAAAAAGCCAAAATGGGGGCGAAATTTTTCATCTCGCAGGCGGTTTTTGATATAAATTTGGCTAAAAATTTACTAACAAGCGTGGCAAAAAGCGGGTTAAATTTGCCTATTATTTTGACATTTACGACTTGTGGCACGCCAAAAACGCTAGAGTTTATCAAGTGGCTTGGCATAAGCGTTGATGAAAAGAGCGAGAAAAGGATGCTTCAGAGTAATAATTTTTTAGCCACGGCATCGCAAATTTGCCTTGAAAATTTTGCAGAGCTTTATGAATTTGCTAAAAAGCTTGGTATAAATATCGGTGTCAATGTTGAAAGTGTAATGGCAAAAAGAGCCGAGATAGAAGCGAGCCTAGAGCTAACGCATAAGATGAGAGAGGTGTTTTGA
- the rpmI gene encoding 50S ribosomal protein L35 produces MPKMKTVRGAAKRFKVGKNKIKRGSAFRSHILTKKPTKRMRDLRGPHYVDSTNVSAVRKMLGV; encoded by the coding sequence ATGCCAAAGATGAAAACCGTTCGCGGTGCTGCTAAGCGCTTTAAAGTAGGTAAAAATAAGATAAAAAGAGGCTCTGCTTTTAGAAGCCACATCTTAACAAAAAAACCTACTAAGCGTATGAGAGACCTTCGTGGCCCACACTACGTGGATAGCACAAACGTCTCAGCCGTTCGCAAAATGCTCGGCGTATAA
- a CDS encoding C69 family dipeptidase, whose translation MKGKILASIVAMSAILGTSSLACTTILVGDKASNDGSMLVARSADSKAVKAQVFLIHPAKKNQTGMHSSKAHDGANDFTYPLPKDGMRYTTVANSHTKLHGAVGYNEAGVGLSGTETIYAKDELLKIDPYNEESGITEDDIPDVLLPRMKSAKEGVKLLGEIVETKGAGEGFGVVFIDANELWYFETGTGHKWIATKIAPDEYFVTANQGRLQNYKENDPNFMGAKDVIKFAIDNKTYDPAKDGEFNFTKAYTRDDERDVTYNYPRVCWVQSMFNPSLKQDFADGQKFPVFLKPEKKLSVEDLKAAMRAHYNGTAFDNYASKDEDKKNVYRAISVFRTYESHVMQVRPWLPKEIGRVTYVALGMADLSVYLPYYEGLDGFIKGYSDGSYDADDTSIYWVYRKLQTLVMTDYEKYSPVVKEAYAKFEKELAVKQAKFEDEYMKLYKKDKKKADKLLNEFSQKTMQEAKELTQELTNKVFTMLTADMDAKLKSLNKGKKD comes from the coding sequence ATGAAAGGCAAAATTCTTGCATCAATCGTCGCTATGAGTGCGATTTTAGGCACAAGTAGCTTGGCATGCACTACTATTTTAGTAGGAGATAAAGCTTCAAATGACGGCTCCATGCTGGTTGCCAGGAGCGCAGACAGCAAGGCTGTAAAGGCACAAGTCTTTTTAATCCATCCAGCAAAGAAAAACCAAACTGGTATGCATAGCTCAAAAGCCCATGACGGCGCAAATGACTTTACATATCCACTTCCAAAAGATGGCATGAGATACACAACTGTTGCAAATTCACACACAAAGCTTCACGGAGCGGTCGGCTACAATGAGGCTGGTGTTGGACTAAGCGGCACTGAGACCATCTACGCAAAAGATGAGCTTTTAAAGATCGACCCATATAACGAAGAGAGTGGCATCACCGAAGATGACATCCCAGACGTACTTTTGCCACGTATGAAGAGTGCAAAAGAGGGCGTTAAGCTCCTTGGCGAGATAGTTGAGACAAAGGGCGCTGGAGAAGGCTTTGGCGTAGTATTTATTGACGCAAACGAGCTTTGGTACTTTGAAACAGGCACAGGCCACAAATGGATCGCCACAAAGATCGCTCCAGATGAGTATTTCGTTACCGCAAACCAAGGCAGACTTCAAAACTATAAAGAGAATGATCCAAATTTCATGGGAGCAAAAGATGTCATCAAATTTGCGATCGATAACAAGACTTATGACCCTGCAAAAGATGGCGAATTTAACTTCACAAAGGCTTATACAAGGGATGATGAAAGAGATGTGACTTACAACTACCCACGCGTTTGCTGGGTGCAAAGCATGTTTAACCCAAGCTTAAAACAAGACTTCGCCGATGGTCAGAAATTCCCAGTATTTTTAAAACCAGAGAAAAAACTAAGTGTTGAAGATCTAAAAGCTGCGATGAGGGCCCACTACAACGGTACTGCGTTTGATAACTACGCTAGCAAAGATGAAGATAAGAAAAACGTCTACCGCGCAATAAGCGTCTTTAGAACATACGAGTCTCACGTCATGCAGGTGCGCCCATGGCTACCAAAAGAGATTGGACGCGTAACTTACGTCGCTCTTGGTATGGCTGATCTTAGTGTTTATTTGCCGTATTACGAGGGGCTTGATGGCTTTATAAAAGGCTACTCAGATGGTTCATACGACGCTGATGACACCTCAATATATTGGGTTTATAGAAAGCTTCAAACCCTTGTGATGACTGACTATGAGAAGTATTCGCCAGTGGTAAAAGAGGCCTACGCTAAATTTGAAAAAGAGTTGGCGGTAAAACAGGCTAAATTTGAAGATGAGTACATGAAACTTTACAAAAAAGATAAGAAAAAAGCGGACAAACTCCTAAATGAATTTAGCCAAAAGACAATGCAAGAGGCAAAGGAGCTAACTCAGGAGCTTACAAATAAGGTCTTTACTATGCTTACAGCTGATATGGACGCTAAGCTAAAATCCCTAAATAAAGGCAAAAAAGACTAA
- the metE gene encoding 5-methyltetrahydropteroyltriglutamate--homocysteine S-methyltransferase gives MIKSYVLGFPRIGEKRELKRALEGFWAGKDGFSEENLQETAKTLRHRHWKYQQDAGISAISVNDFSFYDLMLDNIIAFGATPPRFANLSGLEQYFACSRGNKNGVAMEMTKWFNTNYHYIVPELSSESKFSLKADKILNEYKEAKSNGVKGKVNLIGPITFLALSKTTDGSCPFKHLDALVGEYKKLLEQISNLDDEILVQFDEPIFVTDKNESDLLPLITKVYNELTGVANNIKIVFATYFEHAIKAVSEVAKTKIYGIALDFIHGKRNFEALETIKNSHLTLFAGVIDGRNIWKSNIDEKVKLVREISEKIGGKDFYIGTSCSLLHVPYTLKYEENLNPEIKSWLSFAVEKLDEIKIITKLANGENLNDAEAKIYEENKNAVKTRATSKLIHSESVQNRVKNLSKFERDEKFEDRIKIQRETLKYGILPTTTIGSFPQTVDLRVLRQNFKKGEIDAAAYEAGIKKYIDECVKFQEDIGLDVLVHGEPERNDMVEYFGEQISGYAFSQNGWVQSYGSRCVKPPLLFGDVSRPEPMTVKWMKYAQSITKHVMKGMLTGPVTMLNWSFVRDDLPRSEVAKQLALCIYDEIADLQNAGIRVIQVDEAAFKEGYPLRAENIPAYEKFAVDCFKLSVSSAEAKTQIHTHMCYSEFNDIIKTIEAMDADVISIETARSGNELLKIFKAVGYKQEVGPGVYDIHSPRVPSVEEIVAQIKALLEVLPKEQLWINPDCGLKTRKWEEVEPSLKNMVEAVKIVRGL, from the coding sequence ATGATAAAAAGTTATGTTTTAGGTTTTCCAAGAATCGGAGAAAAAAGAGAGTTGAAGCGCGCATTAGAGGGCTTTTGGGCTGGTAAAGATGGCTTTAGCGAAGAGAATTTGCAAGAGACTGCAAAGACACTTCGCCACAGACACTGGAAATATCAACAAGACGCTGGCATTTCGGCTATTAGCGTTAATGATTTTTCATTTTACGACCTAATGCTTGATAACATCATCGCTTTTGGCGCTACACCTCCAAGATTTGCAAATTTAAGCGGTTTGGAGCAATATTTTGCTTGCTCAAGAGGCAACAAAAACGGCGTTGCAATGGAGATGACAAAGTGGTTTAACACAAACTACCACTACATCGTGCCAGAGCTTAGTAGCGAGAGCAAATTTAGCCTAAAAGCGGACAAAATTTTAAATGAGTACAAAGAGGCAAAGTCTAACGGCGTAAAAGGCAAGGTAAATTTAATCGGCCCTATCACATTTTTGGCTCTTTCAAAGACTACTGATGGCAGCTGCCCATTTAAGCACCTTGACGCACTTGTAGGCGAGTACAAAAAGCTACTTGAGCAAATTTCTAATCTTGATGATGAAATTTTAGTGCAGTTTGACGAGCCGATCTTTGTAACTGACAAGAATGAAAGCGACCTTTTGCCACTTATCACAAAGGTTTATAACGAGCTAACAGGCGTTGCAAACAACATCAAGATCGTGTTTGCGACATATTTTGAGCATGCGATCAAGGCAGTTAGCGAAGTGGCTAAAACTAAAATTTACGGCATCGCACTTGACTTTATCCATGGCAAGAGAAATTTCGAAGCACTTGAGACTATCAAAAATAGCCACTTGACACTATTTGCAGGCGTGATCGATGGCAGAAATATCTGGAAAAGCAATATCGATGAGAAAGTAAAACTTGTTCGTGAAATTTCAGAGAAAATAGGCGGCAAAGACTTTTACATCGGCACTTCGTGCTCGCTTCTTCACGTACCATACACGCTAAAATATGAAGAGAATTTAAACCCTGAGATCAAAAGCTGGCTAAGCTTTGCGGTTGAGAAGCTTGATGAGATCAAGATCATCACAAAACTAGCAAACGGCGAGAATCTAAACGATGCTGAGGCAAAAATTTATGAAGAAAATAAAAATGCCGTTAAAACTCGCGCTACTTCAAAGCTCATCCACTCTGAAAGCGTTCAAAACCGCGTTAAAAATTTAAGCAAATTTGAGCGTGATGAGAAATTTGAAGACCGCATCAAAATTCAACGTGAAACGCTAAAATACGGCATATTGCCAACAACAACTATAGGCAGTTTCCCTCAAACGGTTGATCTTCGCGTGCTTCGCCAAAATTTCAAAAAAGGCGAGATCGATGCGGCTGCTTATGAGGCAGGCATCAAAAAATATATCGACGAGTGCGTGAAATTCCAAGAAGATATCGGCCTAGACGTGCTAGTACACGGCGAGCCAGAGAGAAACGACATGGTCGAATATTTTGGTGAGCAGATTAGCGGATATGCATTTAGCCAAAATGGCTGGGTACAAAGCTACGGTAGCCGCTGCGTTAAGCCACCACTTCTCTTTGGTGACGTAAGCCGTCCAGAGCCGATGACTGTTAAGTGGATGAAATACGCTCAAAGCATCACAAAACACGTAATGAAGGGCATGCTAACTGGACCTGTAACGATGCTAAACTGGAGCTTTGTGCGTGATGACTTGCCAAGAAGTGAGGTGGCAAAACAGCTTGCGCTTTGTATCTATGACGAGATCGCAGACCTTCAAAATGCAGGCATCAGAGTGATCCAAGTCGATGAGGCAGCGTTTAAAGAGGGCTATCCACTAAGAGCTGAAAATATCCCAGCTTATGAGAAATTTGCGGTTGATTGCTTCAAGCTTTCAGTAAGCTCGGCTGAGGCAAAAACTCAGATCCATACGCATATGTGCTACTCTGAATTTAACGATATCATCAAGACCATTGAGGCAATGGATGCTGATGTTATCAGTATCGAGACTGCAAGAAGTGGTAACGAGCTACTAAAAATTTTCAAAGCCGTTGGCTACAAACAAGAGGTCGGACCTGGCGTTTACGACATCCACAGCCCACGTGTGCCAAGTGTCGAAGAGATCGTCGCTCAGATCAAAGCTCTGCTTGAAGTCTTGCCAAAAGAGCAACTCTGGATCAACCCAGATTGTGGCCTAAAAACTAGAAAATGGGAAGAGGTCGAGCCAAGCCTTAAAAATATGGTAGAAGCTGTCAAGATCGTAAGAGGTCTATAA